In the Balearica regulorum gibbericeps isolate bBalReg1 chromosome 3, bBalReg1.pri, whole genome shotgun sequence genome, TTGTATACCCAACTGTGACTGACATCAAGCTGTAGCTGACACAATTTTTAAGTGAACCTATTAGAAAGTTCACGTAAAAGGTATGACCTATTAGAGCTACTTTGAAGTATAACCAAGGTGCCCTCAGAACAAGGGTCTGTTACACAGAGCTATTTTGCTTGCTGACTTGAGAAAAGCCAAAGTACACATTTCTTAAGAATACCATTTCAAACTTACCACCACCGCACACATTACAGTACCTTAACTCCTCACTGTTTCCCCTTATTTCAAGATTCACAGTTAGTCAGCACATTCATATAGGTTAAACAAGTTATTATTGCCATATCTCCCTTGAGACAGTGACAAATACCATGTCAAAAGCAATCATTTCCTCTAACTACAATTGCGGTAGTTCTCACATTAAGTTTCACAAAGTGGATCAGCACTCCTGCAATTTACCTGTCCACTACAAAGCATGCTGAAGTGACCATTTTCAGCACTAAACATGTCTGAGCATACTACTAGACTAAAACTTCGTAAATACAGTTTGTCAGCAttcagctgctctgtgcagaCTGCTAGGTTTCACCCAGATTAAACAGCCTCGTTGCACTTcactggagaaaagcaggctCTGGAATAGCCTGACTACATAGCCAGAACAACTCAGCATTGAATGCAATCTAGTCccaaattaaatattacattCAGTAAAAAAGTTATGAAACCAAGTCTAGGGCTCTAGAATAGTGGTCTTCAAAGTGCGCGAACAAGTGTACAAAACCATCCATTGGGGTACAGAAAGTGTTAGAACTTCGGTAATGCATAACTTGTAAATGAGTAGATATACATTGCAAGTACAtgttcaaaatctttttttttttcccctgatagGAGTGCACAATCAAAAGTTTGGAGACCACTGCTCTAAGTCAGTAGAGGATATGTCCATTACAAATCTGATTACATCAAGTAATCCCTGTTTCTTTCAGTCTATGCAACAAGGAACATATTCCTAGCTGAAGTAGTGCTGTGCAATTAGTCTCCTTTGACTCCTTGCATCTGCTTCTCCAGAGGACGCAGAGCATCTGACCTTCAGGCATACTAACCCTCTTTGTTCCTTCTCATCACAACTCAGCTCTTTAGGTTAACTTCTTAACCAGCAAGATTGACATTAACTTCCCTTCACAAGAAGGCTTATAATTTTGCTCATGAACTGTCTACCTAACTTGGTACTGTATCCCATGCCTAGCTGCACGGTTTAATACTTGATTTTTAACTATATTAGCTAATGAAGTGCAACATTGAATTAAGTTTCAGTTATGTATTGAACCCACATTTAAAGCAAGACTTACCATTTTAAGCGATGCTCTTCAGTAGAGGCACTAGCAGTCAGCACAATGTAATgtctaaaagaaaaggaaaattaatataCCAGCTCAGGACTCAATATTCCTTCAAGTGAAACCAAAACTGCCTTAAACGTATAGAATATGACTTCCAGACAAGACAGATCATGTCCTTTATTCAGCACAGTATTAACTGAAGAAGAACTGATTACATCCTTTAGAATTGCATTCTGCTGTATTCTAAATATcatagttgatttttttctaataaaaatagcatCAGTGGCATAACGCATACAGTTTTTCTATCTTCCCTATACTTATCCTTACCAAAATTCATATGACTATCTCCagtttctgaaaaaacaaacattaatgCCATCTTCTATTTAGACTGCAGTTAAAACTCACCATGCTAACCAGtgagtaaaatatttcaggttcAGACAACAGATTTCATACATACTTGTATTTCTGGAAGAAGTTCAGTGGTTCAAAGAGCTTTGACCAGTCCGCTTTTCCTTGGAGAATCTCATTTGTAACTGCAAGACCTACAATTAAAGTTAAAAACTGCATTACCATTTTGTTTAAGACTAGCAGAGCATGATATAAATTTTACAAGTTAAAGGTTTTGAAAAGTAACTGACAAATCAAAAAGCAGGAATTCCCTTGACCACAGTTCACTGTTAAACCGGTCCCATATTGCCCACAACAAACATACTTCCCAGAAACCAATTCTGCCTAAAAGGGCAGAACACCTCATGGAATATAACTAATTCAGATAATGTGATTTCATATAGCAAGAATCATACTTTTTAGTCAGTTAataagcatggaaaaaaactttaCCATGTTTGAGCTCTTCCACTATTACCGCTCGTGTTGATGTAGACACGTTGTATGTGGAGTTCTGCTGTGGATAGGCTGGGGTGATGATAGGCATTACATGATATCGGTCTGATGGGTTCACCTATGATGTTAATACAGTTTTGCTTAGCATCAGTTTAAGTTAGAAGAAAGTTTAAAGGCTTCTGAATTGATATACTACATACCCTAGGGTCCCATACTGGTAAATTAAGATTGCTCTCTTCAGGTTGTTTCAGCAATACAGGATTTGGCCATTCCCTATGTAAGACAAGACATTAACTAACTGTCCATTTAAAACTCTGCCATGTAATTCAGGGCAGGATTGGATGTTGTTTATGTAAATATTGATATAAAAGGAGCTAACTCTAAAAGtgttatttctttctgcaagttaaaataaacaatagCTCTTACCATTTTGAAAAAACCAAGAAGAACTTCTTAACAAGAGTAGAAGCCGAAGCATTTGGATAGAGCTGACAAGTTCTCGCCACCAGCATTGCCCAGGAAACCCCACCAAGAAACCCCAGCATGTTGGAGTAAATGCTACGACCTAGAATGGATATGCTGTAGTTAGCCTGTAGTCTTTCAATACCCAAGTATATTCCTTGAAATTTACAGCAACAACTTCACAATCTATAGAATACTTCGTACACTTCAGCCTCAAAGACAGTTATTTTTGCAGTGAGGCCAAAATTGTTGGTCCTTACAGCAATAAGAAAGAATCATTACCACACCACTTCCCAAAATACCGCTAACTCTGAAACTTGCCTACACTGCTACAGCTTCACTCCAGCTTCCGTTAAGCTAAAAGTTCTGCTATTCTTCTAGTCCTTGCTCTAGCCGCATgcacaaacagtattttttcattccCTATGTATCAAGCTTTTATACTTCGCTTGGCATTTTTATCATTTGTAGTCAGGTTCCTGATAAGCAGTGCAGCACCTTGCTTTGTAGGcattcccctctcctcccattAAAAAACACAGACCATGAATCTAAACCAGTTTTGAAATTAAAGCCTGTCATTTAAGCAGCTATCCAAAGACCATTAGAAgtacttcagctttttttttttcttcccttcccagcatGAGGTACCTCTGAAAAATTTAAAGATCATGAACAATCACATTACTCACGTTTTGCCCACAGTTTAATTGCACGGAGCGTGAGCCGGAAGTTCTCTTTATTTGGCACTAAATGTAGTATTTGATCGGTAACTCTGCAGcctgtaagaaaaaaagtaccAGAAGTTATTAGTAACAGGCACAAGTCAGATCAACAGCTTACAGTTTAACATTCAAGTCTATGAAAACAAGTTTGGATTACTTGCCTTGTATTACCTTAAAAGTTTTAGATTACACCTAACATTCAGTATCACTTCAGGTAACTGGTGCCCTCAACagcttttttaaatagtttagaCTACAGCCAGCAATTTTTAATAAGCCCTTTCTACAGGATTCGAGAGCTATGTGTCTTTCAACAGCCAGGAACAATTAAACCAGTCAGTGTTAAACAGTGagcaagtattttaatttttttttttaatgaactacAACATTCTCTTCTCTATCAAGTGCTCTACCTATTCATCTGAAGCAGTTTGTGGCAAATTGGAACAATGCACACACCCAGATCaatgaaacataaaatacagaTCTATGTAAACACACAACTCCTTGAAACATCTAAATTTAAGCCCACGTGCCACTCCCTCAGATCAAGTATACGGGAGATCAATTTCTGCATCTTGTACAGAAACTTAGGTTGTGTGATATGCATTCTacgttacttttttttttttaaatatgtgtaaaTATGCTTACCATTTAAGCTACGTATACATCTTATATCCAGGCTTCTCAAGCACGAGTCATCTCCAAGATCAAGATTATCAGACACAGTTTGTACAGACAGTCTGGCAAACACAAGATCgatctgaagaggaaaaaattgccAACTGTGAGTTCGAAAGTCACACTGTGTGCGAACAGCACACTAGTGGGGGACAGTCAATTCTAAAGAGTGGTTAACATTTGCATTTAGAATTATGTGACTATAGATACATTTCCCAAGAGACTCATTTGCCAGAAAACTCAAGAAAATTGCTAGAAGTTCCATATTCTCTTTACAAAACCTTCATTgcattcctcctttctttttaagctacgttttttaattgaaaagatACTCTAAACTTAGAATTTCCATTAAAAGGGAACTTAAAATTAAGTTCAATCACCTCAACTATAtttcagcaaaggaaagagCATTTTCTTTATGCAGTAAGTCCTTTTGGTCCTGAGGTATCTGGTTTTTAGTACAGTCTGAGGCAAGAAAGTTATTCTGTCGATGTCTGTACCAGATAAAGGCCACAAAAAGGTGATAGACTAAATGTCTTTGTGATAGTGATACCAAGCAGTACCTTGCTTAGGTACTACAGCATGCAGGTGTTTATTCACTGTATAGGATGTGTTCAAGATACAAGGATTCCTGCAGGTGACAAACCTAGGCAGGAGTCAGATTTTCACTTTTCATCTTCCAGATTGTCTCATAACCACTTCGTTTTTGATATGCAACAAAACATTTAGTCTGCTCACATGATTCATACACTATCTGCAGTCCTTTGTAGAAAGCTAGCTTGTCAGAGCTAAGAAGAGTTAGCAAGGACACTGCCTCTACTCCCACTCTGCACAATCCTTGTGAGATAAAGGCTATTCAGGCAGGCTACCCTGGCAGGTTTAGAaaaagatgtccctgcctgaTGTTCCCATGCCTGCCAGGCTTCCTAGAAGCTTATTTTCCCATAAGCTCCTATTCTACTGCAGTGTCTTCTCCTGGGATCGGTTGTGGTCAGGCTGTTCAATTACAGTTTCCTAAGTATATTTTGGGATACCAATAACCTTCCACAATAGCAGAGTCACAGGTCCCTGGAAAAGGTATCCTATTCCAAAGCAAGGGAAACATTCACTCACccaaaggaaaaattgaaatgCTTACCTCAATGCCATCAAACTCAAACTTGACAACTGGTACATATGCATCTTCAACTGCCTGTAAAGGAGAGGATAACTGCATAAGAAACCATTCTTTGCTACTTTAatcttttccctaaaaaaagATACAGTACAGAATTTACACTGCTAAGCTACTCAGTATAAAGGCTAAGCTGCTTCTGAACCAAAATAATTGTTAATAACCTGGAAGCAGTGTAGTACTAATACAATACAAAtagtagctttaaaaaattatttagccAAGAGATTCAGGGGCTGATTACATATTATAATGAACAAACAATGCACAATGAGCCATCCGTATCAGTGATTGAAAGGTACTTACACCTCAGTAGcgagaaaaagaaatttctgtagCTATCTTACTACCCCTTAACATCCAGAGAAATCCAAAAAATTCTGTCCACATTTGACAGCGTGCACTAGTcccctgtatttttcttttctaccatGCCTGAGATGCTATCAGCTACCTTATGGgacagttttcagttttgtagaCCACTTATTAGAACTGTGCCACAGCCCACTGCTGTTTTCAGGTGACAGTCATCTAAACAAAGGCTCATTAGCTATGCATATGAAGTCTTTCAAAATGTCTGCATGAGCAAGGCCAGGCTAAGAGAAATGCTTCTCAGGAGTTCAGTTTTACATGCAAGGTACATAACATGCACCTGAGGGTGATTTTACAAAGCAGTTTTGTATGTTCACGGCGCAGTTCCTGTTAACTTTACGTAAAGCTGACAGCACGCATCCCTTCCACAAAGCCTCAGGCTGAGTAGCCAGAGAGGAGTATGACGAAAGAAGAACTAATCAGAGGACCTAAAGTACATCCAGAGGAATTCCACGGCAAAGGTCCTGACAGAAGTCTTTTCACATCACATTCAGCTTCCTTAGTTTGCAGGTTGCCTCTTCCTGCATGCGATTATTTCCAAGCCCCTTACGCCATCTAAGATTAAAGCAAGGCTCCTAGGGACAAGCCTTGCTTTTTGATACAGCTGACTAACTCCCAAAACACGGGTAGGGAAGAAGCGTACCACAAAGGTTCTTATGTAATTTACAGTCATTGGGGAAAGGAACTAAAAGCTTGACTTCAACACTTTCATGCTGCATACAACAGTATTTTAGAAGGTGCTcagaaacatttattctttttttattttggcttatAAGACATTCACTACCAATACAAGTCTTTACCATGAATATTCTTATTGTAGAAGTTGCACAATCTATCAAGGACAGAGCTTACTCACTCTtagattttttatttcctgctgatCTTTTAGTTTTTCAAAGAATGACCGAAAAAAATCCGATCTTTCCACATGTCTAGGAGCGACACAAACAGCATCTATATCAGCACCTGCAAAGGGATtccatttcttctgttattGTTGGAAGTCACTTTCAAACATTAGAACTATGACCAGACAACAACAGTTTACCTTTAGTGTGTACTCCAAGTCTGTATGAACCAAATGTAAGTATTTTGCCACCCACGTTTTCTATTGTCGAAGGAGGAAGATTCTGTGGgtagaagaaaaagagtttaCTTTAGAATACAAGATAAACTTGCACAAAGGTCAATGTGTAACTAGCATACAAGTTATTTAGATTGACTACAACAGCCTCCATAAACAATGTCTTCTCACTCCCATACCGAGTTGTTAGTCTAATAGACTGATACAGTTTTTCTGAAGTGAGCACTTGCAACTCAAAAACCGCATGAGTAATGTAACAGTCCTTTCCTTACTTTACACAAATTAAGACCTATTATTAGTCTTCCCTGCAGCAGACGCAAATAAATTAACACAATCTAAGAGCTATACAAAAGGCAAGTCTACTGTAATGATTTCAAACTCGATGGAGTGCTGCAGGCTGTTTGGGGCAAGATTAGTGCCCATTTACCATCTGTCTCACTCCACAATCCGTTGTTTCAGCTTTGTTAACTGCCACAAGTCAACTGATAGAGCCACTTCACAAATTTATTCAGTGTCCCAAAGACTTCAAGATCTTGATCTGAAGTGTCCTTTATACCTTGTTTCAATGGAAGTTACTTCAGCTCTGCTCAATACTTAAGAGAGTTAAAAGTTAAACTTTAGCATAAGCCCTAGTAATATggcctttaaaagaaataaaaaggcttcAGCTGTTTTGACAAGTACGTAGAAAAACCCTTACCTTCCTCACACCAAGTTCTGAAATCCATTCCTTGACCAAGTTATTCAGCTTGCCAAGAACCACCACCCTGTAAAGAAAACTATGTTaaatttgccttaaaaaaaaaaagcccaagaggTTAACAATTTTTACAGTCTTGTTATACCTATGATTTAGTTCTTCCTCATCTTCGAACACTCCAAAAGGCTTCATTGCTTCAATCAACTTCTGAGTATGAATGGAATCGATATCTTTAGGAGGAGCCAAGCTAATCGGAGATGTAATTCCATAATGCCTTTGAGGCTGGTTTTGCCGCCTAGAAGTACtgtgggagaaaataaaatactgaagacttcacaaaaacaaaacaaaacaaaaatactggaaaatacCCTTCAGCTTACAGGTTTCCAAATCAACTTCTGATCTTTTTACCCAGCATTAACATAAGTGAGAAAAAAACGCTGCTTATGATGTTTAGATAACTTGACCTAACTTAAAAATCACagctactttttttaaaaaaaaatgaacagatatAAGAAAAGATCCAAGTTGCTACCATCTTAATACAACTTAGTTGCATTACTCTAGATAGTTAGCACTGATcaccaggaaatgaaaaaaagttttaaagccACTAAGGGTGACACTACCTACAGCAGAAGTTTTAGacacatttcagttttatatcAGTTTTGAGTTAAGGCTATTCCCATCAGCTTCCTGCTACGTTAAACAAGACAATTTAACATTGGCTTCTTTCAGTTAAATGCATTTGCTGTGCTTCTACTGATTCTGGGGACCTATAACAAAGTAGTCTGTTAAACAGAGTTGATGCAGTAAATTCAGAATtatcttggttttatttatggaagaatatgaaagaaaacatgaatctGCAGCTAATGTTGCTAGGAAAGCCTCATGCTTTCAACACAGTGTTCAAGTGTTATAGTTCAGGGGCTTAGCTGTACGTACATCTGTTTTATCTAAATCCAAGAGATACGTGCCAGCATATAAACCAGCACAAGCTCTGTCTGTTTGAGGGTCCTCAAACCTGGCTTGGCCAGTTCACTGCCCAGTTAGGCTAAGCAGGACACCAGGCACCTGGGCTTGGAGACCCACAAGGTTACTGCCCCTGGAACTCCAATTACAATTCCAAGATATTTCTGCTCTGATAGATCCCAATTTTATACAAGAAGTTGAATTGATTTGTTCCAGGTTATGTATTCTCTATGTATTCTCTGGGCAGCATATGAACATTCACTGTAAAGGCACTTCTTTGACTTGTGAGGTCAGTCTGCCTCCAGTCAGGTGGAAACATGTCGCTTCAACCTCTTCCACCCTCCCCACTTGGGAGGGAGAATAACTGGAAATCAGCTCCTGAACCACCAAAATTGATAGCACAAAatagaattaagaaaaaattaaaaaacctaagtaaaaaacccaaaccccaactCCATGACCCCCACTGAGCTAACACCAGCTACACCTTCCATTCCTATCACacaaattcacattaaaaaaaaaaaacaaaaacccaaaccagcccGCAGACACCTGCTGGCAAGTTACGGCACCTTGTTTTTGACGCCGACATTAAGAAagagtcactttttttttgtttgttttccacacCGAAGCCGGACGGGTGGCCCGCGACCAGCGCGGAGCCTCAACTGCCACCGGCCTGCGGCTAACCACGCCGTCACTAGGTTACGGCGACATCACAATGACGGTTCAGGGACAGTAGAACGTCAGGCAGAGCCACACCAAAAATCAGACCTGGACAACCAGGATTAACCCCGCGGAGCCCTTAACCCGTGCCCGCACTCCCTGCCTCCATacaggggacaaaaaaaaaaaaaaaaccaaaccaaactcaTCGTTTAGTTTAAAGAGGACTTTTTCCCTAACGGGAAGCAGGTTCCTGCTACCTGAACCCTCCTGGGGTCTGCAACCTCCCGCCCCGCCACGGGGCTGCGGCGGGAAAAACCCCATCATGGAGACGCGAGGGAAGGAGAGGGCCAGAGCCAGGGCCGGGACCTCACCCGCACGTCTCCTTCATGGCGCGCACAACCCGACCCACAACCGCCGCCCAACGGCTTGCACCCCTTCTACCCGACGCGCCGCCAACGCCGCCACCTCCTCCTTCCCGACGGCCACTGCAGCGTTCGGCCAATGGGACTGGGGAGCGCACCCGGTGGGGTGGGGCTTAGAGAAGAGGCCACGCCTCCCACTGGACCGTCCGCCCGTCCGTCGCCCCCTGGCGGCTGCTGGCGGCGCGCGGCTGGGGCGGTTCCAGCCCTCTCCTCACGGGGACCGGCGGTGCGCGCGCTCCCTTGacaggccggggggggggggggggcgggacaCGGTCCTTCACGAAACGGGCTGAGACGCACCCGTACCGGGGCCGACATTCCCCGTGGCCCAAACCGGGAGATGCACAAGCCGCTCTTCTCCTcgcaggagggaggaggtagGCAGGTGAGGCAGGGACGCCGCGGTGGCCGCCGGCtgagcgggcggcgggggggggggcgggaggatCACCGCTGAGGAGAGGCTGTGCGGACGGGGGAAGGCTGCCTCCCGCTCCCTCTCGGAGGGGTGGGTTGTCTTACCTTCAGGACATACGTCTCCACATTTCTGCCCGCTTGGAAGCCGGGGGAAACTCTCCTCGGTCGGCCGCTGCCCTACCGAGAcgtttggggagggggggggtgggaagcgAGGCGCtgacagacacccccccccccctgcagcGGGGGAGAGCCGAGCTGCCCACGGGGCGGGACCCGCTGGTGGGTGGGCTGGCGGACCGTGGGACAGGTGGTCCCACCCGTTCCCGTGGCACCCTCCCGACACCCCCTCTTCAGAGAGAGGAGTAATAAAAACACCAGAAATCACTCGTGTTGTGTTCATTTATCTTCATCCAGTAAGTGCTGAAGAGCGACTGAAGTGTCGCTTGACCTAAGCTGGCGTCGGGAGGGTTTAACACACACCGTTAATGGCAGCAGAGGGTTTTGAGCGCTCACCATAACTTATTGCCATCGATCGTTTGGGGCCACCATAGCCTGTTACGTTGTCTATTACAAGCCGGGTATTAAAGCAACCAAAATACCCCCAGAACATTTTCCTGCACCGTGGCATTTAGATAGCAATTCCGCGCTCGCGTTCGAGCCTGCAATAAGTTCGAAGTAAAACCATAACGTTTTTGCAAAATTGAATAAATCTTTGGGAAAAAAGTTGCTTCCCACCTGCCTTGATGTCTTGCCTTATCAGAGGCTTTCCGTGAGATTAGCACATGCATCATTTCTGTACTTTCCCGGGTTGCCTGTAGTGCCTTTGCtgaagtaaaatacattttatcttGCAAGATACtttgaagaaatacaaactTAATTGTTGCTCTGAAGTTTCAACAAACTAACAAAACGACTGTTTGGTGTTCAGACACTAAAGTACTTTCAACAGGATATCCTTACCTACCCTTCTCAAATAACTTAATGCTATGGAAagttaaaaattactttattgaATATTTGCATGGTAGTACTTGTTCTAACATTTCAACGTCTTTGAAAATCAGGTGTTTCTGCAAGAAGTTGCActggtaaaacaaacaaacaaaaaaaggttttcaagCAAAtttcttgaactttttttttttaaaaaaaaacctctagtCGTACCCTTTATATTCTCAGAAGTTAACCatgattttctttaacattttgtaTTCATCACAACACTGATGTGGTCCTAGGATCAGGAAAACTATTGCTTGTGTGCTGCATcctgctttgtttgctttttccctttccctcgGTTTGTGTGAGGAAAACACctgcctttattatttttttttcccccgagtTTAACATGCTGCTTAGTCACTGttctttttatctgtttctgCTGCGTGCTTTAATATCGCAACTGTAGCTACATTTACCTACAGATGTAAGCGTTGGAATGTTTTTCATGGAGAGGTGACACCTTTCTTTAAATCACCTGCAAcacttaggaaaaaat is a window encoding:
- the LOC104629662 gene encoding poly(A) polymerase gamma, which translates into the protein MKETCGTSRRQNQPQRHYGITSPISLAPPKDIDSIHTQKLIEAMKPFGVFEDEEELNHRVVVLGKLNNLVKEWISELGVRKNLPPSTIENVGGKILTFGSYRLGVHTKGADIDAVCVAPRHVERSDFFRSFFEKLKDQQEIKNLRAVEDAYVPVVKFEFDGIEIDLVFARLSVQTVSDNLDLGDDSCLRSLDIRCIRSLNGCRVTDQILHLVPNKENFRLTLRAIKLWAKRRSIYSNMLGFLGGVSWAMLVARTCQLYPNASASTLVKKFFLVFSKW